GAAGTAGTATGTTACATATCAAGGCACAGAAAAACAAACCATCTGCACTCTAATTTAGCTCCAACAAAAGAACAACTGACTAAAGAAGCAACTTAGTAGTAAGAGCTTGGAAGACGTAGTCTAACTCAGACACATTGCCAACATCACATTTTGCAAATACCATGACATGATAGAGCAATTGAGAGCAACAGATGGAATTACACTAACATATGAGCAGGATTGATAGTTGTTTTGCATTATTCAGCACACTAAAAACTCAAAGCTGCAGACTATAACAACCAGCAATCCATAAACAACAACAACCCATTTGAAGTATGTTGTCTCACTGTCAATCTTCACTCTTGAATTATTCATGAATATTCAATACTTGGACTGTTTTCagcaatccaaagttgaagaaactTATTGCAGTACTATGTAAAGTACCATTATTATGCACTAAAATGAAaagagaaaagataaagggaACCAGGCCACATCCTCAATTGAATGCAGATGCATCAAAGAGAACTTCAACTTGTACTTAATATATCTCATCAATTTCAATTCCGAAACATCATCCTCAACTCCATTATTACACACACAAATCAACTCACTCACATACCACTACTGTGAGAAATGTATCAAAGTAACATTGAGAGGAGGAGCTAACCGAAGCAAAATTAAGCACTTAATGGTGCCACAAACAATCAACACACACATACCCCAAAATTCTGCTGGATTTAAGAAGAGTCTTTCCCCACTATCAATGGAACAACATTAAGCTTCTTCCTAACTAACTATTGTAGCAGAAATAGGCATGCTCAGACCGAATAGATCCGGGAATCAGTACCTGTAGGATTTGATAAAAGAACTAGGTCAAAATCGTACCAAGTTATGATGAAAACAGAACTTGCAGACGAAATTGAATTTTGTTGAGATAGTGATGTAGAAATTAAACACATGAGATCAAATCTAAAGTAATCTAAAGATTAAGATGGAGATTACCAGCAGAGATTCGAGTTTTAGCTGTTGAGGTAGAGAAATTTCAGATCCAAACAACCAACCGGAAATCCAAAATTACCAAGAGCTCAAGTTCTAAAAACGAATTTTAGATCCAAAAAACACGCTTAATCCTAATTGACGACGTTGCAGTAAGCATCAGGATCAAATCCAATTCCACACCAATTCCTGTAAATCTTCACTTCTTAGAAAACCTTATCAAACTATGGAACAAATCTTCTTGAAGATGAATCAGAGACGAAGAACATCGGAGATATTTACTGCCAATAGATACTCTCGTAACAATGAAATAACGAAACCAACAAACAAGGGATAGTCTGGCATTATTCGGCAACTTATGAAAGTACTTATCAAAGTACCCGTATTATTTACCAACAGAAAAATAAGAAACTGATTTCAATATGAAGTAAAAAAATAGCAGTAAAGATAACTAAACCAGGATACATCTTAATTGAATGTAGACTCATCAAAAAGAATATCAATTTGTACTTAATGTAACTCACAAACTCCAATTCGATGTTCAATCGCAGAAATATCATTAAAACCGCAAGATACTTCAACACATTAGTGAGGACTACCTTGAAATAAGAATTGAGACCAACAACTTCTCAATCTTCTGCTGAATCTAACCGGTGGAACGACTTTAAGTTTTCGCCCTAACTAGACCCTAGTGTAGCGGACTAGAACACGCTCAGACTATCTCGGCATCAGGAATCAAGAATAGCAGATCTTGATAAAGAAATTAGATGCAAAATACATGCTAATTATGATGTATAAGGAAGTTGAAAATGAAACTGGATGTAGGTGAGCAATTCAATTCATCAGAATATCATGAGTGTGTTGCTGATGGTGTGTACTACTTATTGGTTCTGGATATGGGCTCTACCTCTTGCATATTTGTATTTATGAATGAATACATCCTACATCTTTGCTGTCTCTTACACCTCACACGTGCATAGCACACGGCTCTCACTTGACTTGCACAATACACACACTCTATGCTATTACCCTCCCTCAATCTCTAGTGGACTGTAAGAAGACCACTTGAGGTTGGACTCTCACAAGACTTGCACAATATACACACTCTATGCTATTACGGTGTGCTAGCTAGGTTACTGTACACCGTCATTTAGTGTTTTTGTAAGTGAATAGGTGCAGCAAGCCAGCCCCAGCCCCAGCCAGTAAATGcctcaaataaaattctcattcgCAGCCAGGTATGGACTATGGAGACAAACTGGCAGAGAATAATGATTTACAAATAATCATAAAGGTTGCTTTTCCATTTTTGAaaatccaaggtgatgcatgctTCGGAACGACAGCTACTCATCTCATAAGACTTCTTCTTCACTGCATATATTTCTCGCCTCTACTACGAGTCTACGACCTGCGTCTAAGTTGGGAAACTGGATTTGGATTATTATCCTCTTAAGATAAAACGTTCGTTAGGCCCAAACAGAACCCTTTTAGCCTTTAGGGTTTACTAATTTACTTAACCATATAAATCTCAGAACCTCTTTTCTACTCGCCGTCTTCAATCCATTTTGTGATCCTTTCTCCAATTTCCACTCGTCGTCTTCATCTCATATTCCCATTTTCACAATGATGCCCTTTAGGGCCAGAAGACCTTATAGCCAAAAATCTTTTTCCAACAAACTGTTTTTCTTGGTTTACCTCTTTTTTTAGTTTTAGAGGAATCGAAACCattatgatttttgattcactttTTGGAGAAAAGTTAGATTTAATCTGTGAACCTTTCCACATACCCTGGAGGGGGAGTCAGTGTGATAGCATAGCATGATGTTATGTTGTCTCAATGGTAAGTAAAAATTGTTTTTTGATTGATTTATTCTCTTGTATCTTTGAAGTTAAGAATTACGATCCAGAGTATATTTTTTCTTTATGTTGGTGTTTGTTTGAGACATCATCAATTCATATTGttattcatgtttgattgatttgGCTAGTTAAAAGGACCTGATGATCTTTATCTACTCTTCCTCTAACAAAGTGGTTTGGAATAATGTAAGTAAATTCTTTTTACCCtagctcttttttttttggttgtaagttcttttttttccttgtagATTTAACGTTGAGGATGCACCTGCAGGGAAAAGAAGTTAAGAGGAACAGCTCCTACCATGTGCCATCAGTGCCAGAGGAATGAAAGAAAAAGGAGGTCATTAGATAATAGGAGTTCAGGTAAATATACCACTCAGCATAACATAGTTTATGAACCCAAGGTACCTTGAAACGTAGCTTCTATCTGCTATTCTGTGTCTTGCTCTTGGGCAATCTCTTTTAGGAGAGAAAAAAGAGATCTTAACAATATTACAGAGTACTTAACTTCGGTTTCTTGCTCTAGGTTCAATTCTTCTTTCTTCAAGtccaatatatgaaataaaaagtaTATTTCCTTTACTACTACAGTAGTTGTAGTACTACTAATTATTAAAGCAAACAACTAAGAAAGTGAACCAAAATGTGCATTTCATCGATTCATTGGATTGCACCCAAGAAACTATCCGACTAACATTCATATATAGAGCCAGCGATTTTTCTCACACCTTAACAGTAAGACCCCAATCGTTCAGTTTCAGCTTCTTATCTTTTGATCGGAATTTCATTTCCTTGGTTCGAATCGTGCTTGATCATACTGAACTCCTATATGAAGCTACCCAAGAACTGATGGAGAAACTAGCTGTTGAACGTTTACAAGTTTATATGGTGGAAACTGTTGCTAGCATTGTTGAAGGTCATGATGTTGGCAAAATTATTTGGCAAAGAAGCTGATAGATTGAAGCCTGTTGCTGTAGTCATGAGAACCAAAGAAATAAGTCTAATTCCAAGGTTATCCTTCTCTCCCACACGTATTTCGGACATATGTTGATGAGTTTCCAACTTTTACCACAAAAAAATTGACATTTTGTTCATGTGTAATGATAGGGTTAATTTTTCTTAATTTCAGTGTTCTCAATGGAAGTGTGTGAACATTGTTTCCATCATTGTAAATCCGCGAAGATAATAGTTGTTCCTGGAAAAGGCATTGTTAAATAGTTGACAACGGCACCGAACCACACACGGCACAATTTCTCGAGACAAAAGGGTAATAGTGTCATAGTTCATGTCGTTCAGTTGGTAAGGGCTATCTCAATCAATTAAAACCCATTAAGAGTGTCTCCAATTCGTAGGAATGGGCTTCATTTCATGTCGCCTTCTTGTGTTCTTCACATGGATGCCTTTAGGGTTTAGCCAGAATTTGTTGTCTTCTGTCTTCATAAATTTAGTTAATGCTTATAGTAATTTCGAATTGCATACCAAAATTGCCGATTTTCAAGTGAAAACTGCCTACAATGCTTTCATTGGTGAGCTAAGTTTCTTGCCGAATCTCCATCCTAACCAACTTACTTACAAAGCCATTTGTTGGAGTATTCACATCGTACCTAAAATACAACCTTTCATATGGAAATGTAAAGAAAATATCCTACCCACTGATGGAAGACTCTTGTAGTATAGAAACCAAACTGACCATTTTTGCTGGTATGATAATTCAAGTATAAACCACCAAGCCACCCATATCTAGTTCATACACCTGTTTACTAGCATTATGGACTGAACACGAATAAAAATCTAGAACCCGCTTTTTTAGATGGACCGGATGCGGGTGGCATTAGAAAATTTCACTTGTTGCTCACATCCCTGAATTGCCATTAGTGCCAAAGGAATGGCCCAAACGGGTGGTGGTAAGTTCACGCACTAATCTAGAAACCTTTTTTTGAGGCTTACATTCGTGtaagttcggctgaaaagttatccgCCGAATCTTAAGTTATTAGCCAAACCTAGACAAAAATACAGCCGGaccttgagtatgcctcaaaacttTTTGGTCTGCTTCAAAATAGGCTTCCTAATCTATGGGTCACTAAGAATACCCGTTTCTATCCTTGGGCTTAACCCATCAAATCTTTAGGACATTATGCCCTTTAGGATTTGCCTACATTCTTTAGTCTTGGGGATATACATGAAAGGGATATACATGTCTGCTTTCTACCCCTCTCTCTCATCTCAGAtctagtttgataaatttcaggtGAATTTTGATTCGTCGCGTGTTTTGGAGGCAAACTCAATGAATAAAGATTACACAGtgatttctcctctcaaaaaGTAAGTAAATGCAATTTCATTTGTTTTAGTTGGTTAAGATTCTGATGTTTTTGGTTGCTGCTCACTTAATTTCAGATTTTCTATTTGATCTCTAAATGTTACATCCTACTTTAAGttgatttttacttttattttgaaattCAGGGCGTCCAATGTTGCAAGGAAGATTGAAATCTGCAGAGATTACTCTGTTGCTGACTATCTTACAAGACAAATCAAAGCAGAATCATAACGTGATGACCGCCTCACTGATTCAACAGAGAAAAGATTAACAATCGATTCAAATTAGAATTCACATTGGCTGATTGAAAATCAAATCAATGTTTTCGGGAAACTTTATGGGAGTGCATTCAAATTTTGTAGAGTCTAACTTTTCATAAACATGTATTGATTTTTACTGGAATTTGTTTGTGGTCGATAATTGTAGACCATGAAAATggaacaaaatcaaatcaattgtaTACACTGCTTCACAGTTTGGGTATGAATTTCTAGTGCTTCAAACATCATTGTAAATGGCTATTTTAGAGGAAAGTCATGGAAAAATGTAACCCATCAAGTGGAAGGTACTAGATGCCCCAAATAAAATTGGTATCCATTAAAATTACCAGATTTAACCAGGTTGTAAGACTGTGTATCTAAATAGCTGGCTCTGGGTGTATCTAGTTATCATCCAAAGGGATTGATTGCCATTTTGATACGGATGGATCACTGTAAATCTGATTTCCAGTAAGTACTCTTTGCTATTCCAGCTGTTTGTCTTGTCATATTGGCTAACTTTTTGATCCTTCTTTTAATGCACCCAACGTGTTTGTAATTGTAGCCAAGAGGAAGTGAAAATCAAATGAAGAAGCCAATTGAACTAAAAGTCTAGGTGTGTCTATTTCTTTGTCCCACCAAAAACTTGCTCTaaaaaattttctttcctttaatttaTTATGGATCGGGTCTTCTTTATTCATTGTTGTGAAATTTAATCTTTTATCTCCTACCAGAGTCCCTTTCCATTAATTGAATTTATAGCTACCTGCATGAATTGATTGATCACTAGTTACAATTACACACCTGATGACTTGTTTCTGACACAACCACAAACTAAAATGATTGATTATTTGCAGACAGGAAATTATTACGAGACAGGAAACTGTAAATGCTCATTCAAGTTGAAATTTCATCAACTTGCTGCTGGGTTTGCCTGAATTTTGGAATTTTCGTTGTTCATAATTCGATATGGATACTGCCAAAAAGACTTGTTTCTCTGTCCTACTCTCTGTTTTTGTCCTTTTGAATAAGCCTCTTGATTCATTTGCAGCTGGTACCTTCTCGGCGGGTGAGACTCTTAGCGGAAATCAAACAATTACGTCAAGAGATGGCAACTTTATGATGGGATTCTTCTCACCAGGTGAGTCTCGGAATTATTTCATAGGTATCTGGTATAACTATGATAGGGTGTCGGTGCAGACAGTAGTTTCGGTGGCTAATAGAGAGAAGCCGCTTAGTGATCCAGATTCTTCTGAACTCAAACTTTTAGCAAATGGTAATCTAGTTCTCTATGGCCCGTCAAATTCCTCAATTTGGTCTACCAATTCAACTTTAGGTACTTTTAATACTACTGAAGCAGTTTTAGGTGATGATGGAAATCTAGTTTTAAGAGATAAGTCTGATCCGTCTATTGTACTCTGGCAGAGTTTTTATTATCCAACTGATACTTGGTTACCTGGTGGGAAAATTGGGCTCAATAAGAAAGTTGGTGTAAATAAGTTGCTTACTTCATGGAGAAATCAAGAAGATCCAGCTACCCGAATGTTCAACCTAGAACTAGACCCAACTGGAATCAATCAGTATCTTATAAGGTGGAACAAGTCCATACAGGTCTGGACAAGTGGGGAATGGATTGAACGAGAAAAATACTTCACGTTAATTCCCCAGATGAGAGGAAATTACATTTACAATTTTAGTTACACTTCAAATGAAAATGAGAGTTATGTTACTTATAATCTTTATAATAAATCGGTTGTTGTGAGAATGTTAATGGATGTTTCTGGGTTGATGAAACAATTTACATGGTCAGATACAGCCGAAAAATGGATTTTATATTGGACTCAACCGAAGCATTTTTGTGATGTTTATGGTGTCTGTGGACCATTTGGCAATTGTATCCAGGACACATTGAAATGTGAGTGTTTGCCTGGTTTCGTCGAACGATCTCCTTCAGATTGGAATCTTCGGGATTCAAGTGGTGGGTGTCTTAGGAATACGTCTTTGCAATGTGGGAGTAAAGATATTGGTTTTTCACCAATTCGAAGCTCGAAATTGCCTGATGATTCCCAGTCTCGACAAGTCAACAGTGCGGAAGAATGCAAATAAGCTTGCCAGAGTTCTTGTGCTTGCAATGGTTATGCGTATGAGAACACAGTGTGTCAAATATGGCAGGGAGATATGATGAATGTAAGTCAACAATCAGATGGTAGAGCAGGGAATCTATATCTCAAACGTGCAGATTCGGAGTTTCTCACTGAAGGTAAGCAATATGTTCTCCTAATAAGATACCAAATATATGATCATATTCAGGGGTATTCCCTCACTATCACAGGTTTATTTCCAACACAAGTGCATAACCACATAATTGACTGTGCTTCAGTCTACAATTGTTTCAGTCAGAACGAGAAAGGTGGTAATTTGGAAGATCATTGTTCCAGTAATAATCTCTTTGGTGGCAATTATCATGGGTGTATTAGGATACATGTATTCGTGCAAGAGGAATAAGGCTAATGAAAGAGGTAACTACCTTCTCCTTTATTTGGTTGGGGATATTGCATCACCACAGAACAATTCTACTAATCTTGTCATGGAACAATGGAAGGAGAATTTTTTTAGCAACTGTCAGCAATTCAAGCTAGTTGTATTTACGAATTAcattgctaattgtttcttcgcttccctacccTGTTCATGAATACGCAGGAAGATCAAAAGGACTCCAGGGGGTGTTGAAAACCAACACTACCGACAACGAAACACCAAGAAACATGTTTAATGATGGTGAATGTGAAGGGGATGAATTACAAATGTTTAACCTGGCCTGTTTAGCAATTGCTACAAATGACTACTGCGTGGAAAATAAATTGGGAGAAGGGGGTTTCGGGCCAGTTTATAAGGTCTGTTTGCATAAGTTTGATTACTGTAATAATTTTGATGAACATTTGCACGTTTCTATTTACAAAAGTTTCTGTATGCGCATTGTTTATAGGGTAAATTAGAAAACGGGCAGCAAATTGCAGTGAAAAGACTTTCGAAAAGCTCTGGACAGGGAATTGAAGAGTTCAAGAATGAGGTTGTGTTGATTTCCAAACTTCAGCACCGTAACCTTGTGAAGCTACTTGGTTGCTGCGTAGAAGGAGAAGAGAACATGTTAATATACGAGTTCATGCCCAACAAAAGCCTGGATGTGTTTCTATTTGGTTTGtttcttttctcatatgatatACCATCAAACGCTGTTTCATCTTTGAATATAACAAAAGGTATACTTCATCTCAAATTGGTACTAATGGCAGATCCAAGGAAAAAATCATGTCTAGATTGGGATAGAAGGTTTGATATTATTGGAGGGATTGCTCGTGGCCTTCTTTATCTTCATCGCGACTCTCGATTAAGAGTTATTCATAGAGATC
This Papaver somniferum cultivar HN1 unplaced genomic scaffold, ASM357369v1 unplaced-scaffold_84, whole genome shotgun sequence DNA region includes the following protein-coding sequences:
- the LOC113345949 gene encoding G-type lectin S-receptor-like serine/threonine-protein kinase At1g11410 isoform X3 codes for the protein MMNVSQQSDGRAGNLYLKRADSEFLTEVRTRKVVIWKIIVPVIISLVAIIMGVLGYMYSCKRNKANERGRSKGLQGVLKTNTTDNETPRNMFNDGECEGDELQMFNLACLAIATNDYCVENKLGEGGFGPVYKGKLENGQQIAVKRLSKSSGQGIEEFKNEVVLISKLQHRNLVKLLGCCVEGEENMLIYEFMPNKSLDVFLFDPRKKSCLDWDRRFDIIGGIARGLLYLHRDSRLRVIHRDLKVSNILLDEDMIPKISDFGMARIFGGNQTIDNTNRVVGTFGYMSPEYVMGGTFSEKSDVFSFGVLVLEVVSGKRNNSFYSPEQPLNLLLHAWSLWNEGKWSEILDEDLGDLNSPFEVMKCIHIGLLCCQNRAVDRPTMAEVELMLNYETDRPSPKEPPYTVPAVSDKPGHSSSNNVTLTRIEGR
- the LOC113345949 gene encoding G-type lectin S-receptor-like serine/threonine-protein kinase At1g11410 isoform X1 translates to MMNVSQQSDGRAGNLYLKRADSEFLTEVRTRKVVIWKIIVPVIISLVAIIMGVLGYMYSCKRNKANERGRSKGLQGVLKTNTTDNETPRNMFNDGECEGDELQMFNLACLAIATNDYCVENKLGEGGFGPVYKGKLENGQQIAVKRLSKSSGQGIEEFKNEVVLISKLQHRNLVKLLGCCVEGEENMLIYEFMPNKSLDVFLFGLFLFSYDIPSNAVSSLNITKGILHLKLVLMADPRKKSCLDWDRRFDIIGGIARGLLYLHRDSRLRVIHRDLKVSNILLDEDMIPKISDFGMARIFGGNQTIDNTNRVVGTFGYMSPEYVMGGTFSEKSDVFSFGVLVLEVVSGKRNNSFYSPEQPLNLLLHAWSLWNEGKWSEILDEDLGDLNSPFEVMKCIHIGLLCCQNRAVDRPTMAEVELMLNYETDRPSPKEPPYTVPAVSDKPGHSSSNNVTLTRIEGR
- the LOC113345949 gene encoding G-type lectin S-receptor-like serine/threonine-protein kinase At1g11410 isoform X2 — protein: MVEQGIYISNVQIRSFSLKSTIVSVRTRKVVIWKIIVPVIISLVAIIMGVLGYMYSCKRNKANERGRSKGLQGVLKTNTTDNETPRNMFNDGECEGDELQMFNLACLAIATNDYCVENKLGEGGFGPVYKGKLENGQQIAVKRLSKSSGQGIEEFKNEVVLISKLQHRNLVKLLGCCVEGEENMLIYEFMPNKSLDVFLFGLFLFSYDIPSNAVSSLNITKGILHLKLVLMADPRKKSCLDWDRRFDIIGGIARGLLYLHRDSRLRVIHRDLKVSNILLDEDMIPKISDFGMARIFGGNQTIDNTNRVVGTFGYMSPEYVMGGTFSEKSDVFSFGVLVLEVVSGKRNNSFYSPEQPLNLLLHAWSLWNEGKWSEILDEDLGDLNSPFEVMKCIHIGLLCCQNRAVDRPTMAEVELMLNYETDRPSPKEPPYTVPAVSDKPGHSSSNNVTLTRIEGR